One genomic region from Actinocatenispora thailandica encodes:
- a CDS encoding S53 family peptidase, translating into MGSRLRTAAVAAIAAAGLVSMSGAALAAPAQAGTTGRTMRSCATPTAGHAHCLAEMRTDVHRSNAAVRRAAATPSGYGPADLQSAYNLPSASAGSGQTVAIVDAYDAPTAEQDLAVYRSQYGLPACTTANGCFRKVDQNGGTRYPHKNGGWAQEISLDLDMVSAVCPNCNILLVEAKTASFANLGAAVDRAATMGADVISNSYGGSDASDANYGQYYNHPGVAITVSSGDAGYGVEYPASSHYVTAVGGTSLRQDSSSRGWSESVWSGAGSGCSSYNAALSGQSGVGTGCGNRAVADVSAVADPNTGVAVYDSTAYQGYSGWMVFGGTSVAAPVIGAVYGLAGNAGSIDNNYPYAHASSLFDVTSGSNGSCSTSQWCTARSGWDGPTGLGTPNGTGAF; encoded by the coding sequence ATGGGTTCACGCCTGCGTACCGCCGCGGTGGCGGCCATCGCAGCAGCGGGGCTGGTGAGCATGTCCGGCGCCGCCCTCGCCGCCCCGGCACAGGCCGGCACGACCGGGCGCACGATGCGCTCGTGCGCCACCCCGACCGCCGGCCACGCGCACTGCCTCGCGGAGATGCGTACCGACGTGCACCGCAGCAACGCCGCGGTCCGCCGGGCCGCGGCGACGCCGTCCGGGTACGGCCCGGCGGACCTGCAGTCGGCCTACAACCTGCCGTCGGCCAGCGCCGGTAGCGGGCAGACCGTGGCGATCGTCGACGCGTACGACGCGCCGACCGCCGAGCAGGACCTGGCGGTCTACCGCAGCCAGTACGGCCTGCCGGCGTGCACCACCGCCAACGGGTGCTTCCGCAAGGTCGACCAGAACGGCGGCACCCGCTACCCGCACAAGAACGGCGGCTGGGCGCAGGAGATCTCGCTCGACCTCGACATGGTGTCGGCGGTCTGCCCCAACTGCAACATCCTGCTGGTGGAGGCGAAGACGGCTTCGTTCGCCAACCTCGGTGCCGCGGTCGACCGGGCCGCCACCATGGGCGCGGACGTGATCAGCAACAGCTACGGCGGCTCGGACGCCTCCGACGCCAACTACGGCCAGTACTACAACCACCCGGGCGTCGCCATCACCGTCAGCTCCGGCGATGCCGGCTACGGCGTCGAGTACCCGGCGTCGTCGCACTACGTCACCGCGGTCGGCGGCACCTCGCTGCGGCAGGACTCCAGCTCGCGTGGCTGGTCCGAGTCCGTGTGGAGCGGCGCCGGTTCCGGCTGCTCCAGCTACAACGCCGCGCTGTCCGGCCAGTCCGGCGTCGGTACCGGGTGCGGGAACCGGGCGGTCGCGGACGTCTCCGCGGTGGCCGACCCGAACACCGGCGTCGCGGTCTACGACAGCACGGCCTACCAGGGGTACTCGGGCTGGATGGTGTTCGGCGGCACCAGCGTCGCCGCGCCCGTGATCGGGGCCGTCTACGGCCTCGCCGGCAACGCCGGCAGCATCGACAACAACTACCCGTACGCGCACGCCTCGTCGCTGTTCGACGTGACGAGCGGCTCGAACGGGTCGTGCAGCACCAGCCAGTGGTGCACCGCGCGCAGCGGCTGGGACGGTCCCACCGGCCTGGGCACGCCGAACGGCACCGGCGCGTTCTGA
- a CDS encoding MFS transporter, whose protein sequence is MSDRRPHGTARIRSDGRVGSAHATAPDASASPRRVVGTLIVAVVGFAVQQTAVVPAVHDVQVDLHASPEWASWLVTVYLMVATAATPALGRLGDLYGRRRVLLAGLGVFAVASAAAAVAPNLPVLLACRAVQGVGGAVYPLALALARSATAGRTTGAVSALGAAFGIGTALGFVGGGLLAQHVSWRAVFAAGAVLVAVGWALSLRLLPATRERAGGGYDLIGTGLLALASIALLGALTLVITLGATAAGTIGVFVLAVLAAAGWVWRERSVGNPLVDLHILRRRPVTVANLAAIGLGWALFGSYLVIPQLARTDPHGAGYGLGLDSAAIGLLMLPIAVGQTFAAPIAGVLERRIPARLVSAAGLLLLALSAVLLALDRSSVPLTLVASLVLGVGAGAGLQASSAVVTAGVPADVAAASTALNSTVRRLAGGAGGQVGTIVLAAFAGSAAATPTFTGYLVVYLIEVVLCVAGAAVVAVFGRGPGQ, encoded by the coding sequence GTGAGCGACCGGCGACCGCACGGCACCGCCCGGATCCGCAGTGACGGGCGGGTCGGTTCGGCCCACGCCACCGCACCGGACGCCTCGGCCTCGCCTCGCCGGGTCGTCGGGACGCTGATCGTGGCGGTGGTCGGCTTCGCCGTGCAGCAGACCGCGGTGGTACCCGCCGTGCACGACGTGCAGGTCGACCTGCACGCGTCGCCGGAGTGGGCGTCCTGGCTGGTCACCGTGTACCTGATGGTGGCGACTGCGGCGACCCCGGCGCTCGGCCGGCTCGGCGACCTGTACGGGCGGCGCCGGGTGCTGCTGGCCGGGCTCGGCGTGTTCGCCGTCGCGTCCGCCGCTGCCGCCGTGGCCCCCAACCTGCCGGTACTGCTGGCTTGCCGGGCGGTGCAGGGTGTCGGCGGCGCCGTCTACCCGCTGGCGCTCGCGCTGGCCCGCAGCGCCACCGCCGGCCGTACCACCGGCGCGGTGTCCGCACTCGGTGCCGCGTTCGGGATCGGGACCGCTCTCGGGTTCGTCGGTGGTGGGCTGCTCGCGCAGCACGTGTCCTGGCGGGCCGTGTTCGCCGCCGGGGCGGTCCTGGTGGCGGTCGGCTGGGCGCTGTCGCTGCGGCTGCTGCCCGCCACCCGGGAACGCGCCGGCGGTGGCTACGACCTGATCGGTACGGGGCTGCTCGCGCTCGCCTCGATCGCGTTGCTCGGCGCGCTGACCCTGGTGATCACCCTCGGCGCCACGGCCGCCGGCACGATCGGCGTTTTCGTCCTGGCCGTGCTGGCCGCGGCCGGCTGGGTGTGGCGGGAACGGTCGGTCGGCAACCCGCTGGTCGACCTGCACATCCTGCGCCGCAGGCCGGTCACGGTGGCGAATCTCGCGGCGATCGGGCTCGGCTGGGCGCTGTTCGGTAGCTACCTGGTGATCCCGCAACTGGCCCGGACCGATCCGCACGGCGCCGGTTACGGCCTGGGCCTGGACAGCGCGGCGATCGGTCTGCTGATGCTGCCGATCGCGGTGGGACAGACCTTCGCCGCGCCGATCGCCGGTGTGCTGGAGCGGCGGATCCCAGCGCGGCTGGTGTCTGCCGCTGGTCTGCTGCTGCTGGCGCTCAGCGCGGTGCTGCTGGCCCTGGACCGCAGCTCGGTACCGTTGACACTGGTGGCCAGCCTGGTGCTCGGTGTCGGCGCGGGCGCCGGGTTGCAGGCCAGCAGCGCGGTGGTGACGGCCGGGGTCCCGGCCGACGTGGCGGCCGCCTCGACCGCGCTGAACAGCACGGTGCGCCGGCTGGCCGGGGGAGCCGGTGGGCAGGTCGGCACGATCGTGCTGGCCGCGTTCGCCGGGTCGGCGGCGGCCACCCCGACGTTCACCGGCTACCTGGTGGTCTACCTGATCGAGGTGGTGCTGTGCGTGGCCGGTGCGGCAGTCGTTGCGGTGTTCGGCCGCGGGCCCGGACAGTGA
- a CDS encoding enolase C-terminal domain-like protein — protein sequence MPRPDVTVDAVDAAAFTVPTEVPEADGTLSWDSTTLVTASVRAGPVTGFGYTYADAACVPLIRGKLADAAVGVDALDVPYGWGRMQRAIRNLGRPGLVSCALSAVDTAWWDAAAQLADLPLARLLGSARAEVPVYGSGGFTSYDDRQLTDQLTGWLSRGLRRVKIKIGESWGSRVDRDLERIALTRATVGPDVELYVDANGGYGVGQAIRVGRRLSEWDVLWFEEPVSSDDLAGLRRIRDLVEPDVAAGEYGYDLVYFARMVDAVDCLQIDTTRCGGYTEWLRIAAVAAAHNRDVSGHCAPSLSVPVAAATPNFRHLEWFADHDRIERMLFDGVPDPSGGAARPDLAIPGHGLRLRPADAEPYRVA from the coding sequence GTGCCGCGGCCGGACGTCACGGTCGACGCCGTGGACGCCGCCGCGTTCACCGTGCCGACCGAGGTACCGGAGGCCGACGGCACGCTGTCCTGGGATTCCACCACGCTGGTGACCGCCTCGGTACGGGCCGGGCCGGTCACCGGTTTCGGCTACACCTACGCCGACGCCGCCTGCGTACCGCTGATCCGCGGGAAGCTCGCCGACGCGGCGGTCGGCGTGGACGCGCTGGACGTGCCGTACGGCTGGGGTCGGATGCAGCGCGCGATCCGCAACCTCGGCCGGCCCGGCCTCGTCTCCTGCGCGCTGTCGGCGGTGGACACCGCGTGGTGGGATGCCGCGGCGCAGCTCGCCGACCTGCCGCTGGCGCGGCTGCTCGGCTCGGCCCGCGCCGAGGTCCCGGTGTACGGCTCGGGCGGGTTCACCAGCTACGACGACCGCCAGCTCACCGACCAGCTCACCGGCTGGTTGTCCCGCGGACTGCGCCGCGTCAAGATCAAGATCGGCGAGTCCTGGGGCAGCCGGGTCGACCGGGACTTGGAGCGCATCGCGCTGACCCGTGCGACGGTCGGCCCGGACGTCGAACTCTACGTCGATGCCAACGGCGGATACGGTGTCGGGCAGGCGATCCGGGTGGGCCGGCGACTGTCCGAGTGGGACGTGCTGTGGTTCGAGGAGCCGGTGTCGTCGGACGACCTGGCCGGGCTGCGCCGGATCCGCGATCTGGTCGAGCCGGACGTCGCGGCCGGGGAGTACGGCTACGACCTCGTCTACTTCGCCCGGATGGTGGATGCGGTCGACTGCCTGCAGATCGACACGACCCGGTGCGGCGGCTACACCGAATGGCTGCGGATCGCGGCGGTCGCCGCGGCGCACAACCGGGACGTCTCCGGGCACTGCGCGCCGAGCCTGAGCGTGCCGGTCGCCGCGGCCACCCCGAACTTCCGGCACCTGGAGTGGTTCGCCGACCACGACCGGATCGAACGGATGCTGTTCGACGGGGTACCCGACCCGTCCGGTGGTGCGGCCCGCCCCGACCTGGCCATCCCGGGCCACGGCCTGCGGCTGCGCCCCGCCGACGCCGAGCCGTACCGCGTCGCCTGA
- a CDS encoding FAD-binding and (Fe-S)-binding domain-containing protein, with product MSDVTGPVREQTPADLAQLDVTGLATALRDRVDGEIRFDAGSRGAYATDASNYRQVPLGVVLPRSVDAGVETMRVCAEYGAPVLSRGGGTSLGGQCTNVAVVVDWTKYCHRLVSVDPERRTCVVEPGIVLDELNRQLSEHGLKFGPKPSTHSHCTLGGMIGNNSCGASAQAYGKTVDSVRRLEICTADGARFWIGPTSDEEYRQILAAGGRRAEIHRGLHEIAERYAEDIRSGYPDIPRRVSGYNLDSLLPEHGPNPARALVGSEGTLCAVLQAEIDLVPVEAADAILVLGYDDVCAAADDVPAILAHSEPGQLEAIDGRMAQLMHEEHAYLDSLDQLPAGNSWLLVQFFGDDKAAADRKATDLVTALGRTTDDDRVALSDDTVREQEMLKAREAGLGVTARPPDDRETWGGWEDSAVSPDRLGDYLRELKALFDEFDYDHPAVYGHFGQGCVHTRIPFELTTTDGVATFREFLHRAARLVVSYGGSLSGEHGDGQARGELLTIMYGPRLVEAFGELKLLLDPDNRLNPGKVVSPNRVDGQLRLGADWHPGTFDTEFGYPHDDHSFTNAVLRCVGIGNCRSHTGDVMCPSYRATGEEEHSTRGRARLLFEMMNGHGDSPVQDGWRSTEVRDALDLCLACKGCKSDCPVGVDMATYKAEFLSHHYARRLRPTAHYALGWLPLWAQLARPAPRLANAALRAPVVSRLGKRIAGVAAERDAPPFAARPFVDWWRAQGRAEPDPRDPRTVVLWPDTFSNHFHPHVARAAVRVLEAAGLHVAVPQEPVCCGLTWVSTGQLKTAKRVLRRTAAVLRPWLSAGTPIIGLEPSCTAVFRSDAPELLGDDPDIERLAGQVSTFSEALLRYAPEQWRPPQLARRALVQTHCHQHAVLGSDPDTELLRRADVDADFLDSGCCGLAGNFGFERGHHEVSMACAERVLLPAVRDAAPDTLVLADGFSCRTQIEEAGTGRRAMHLAEALAMGLSGHAPVERPELVAAPRPAPSRRDGRAAAAVAAGLLTGAALTAVPLVRGGIRSLRGRR from the coding sequence ATGAGTGACGTGACAGGTCCGGTACGCGAACAGACGCCGGCGGATCTGGCCCAGTTGGACGTGACGGGCCTCGCGACGGCACTGCGGGACCGGGTGGACGGCGAGATCCGGTTCGACGCGGGCAGCCGCGGCGCGTACGCGACCGACGCCTCCAACTACCGGCAGGTGCCTCTCGGGGTGGTACTGCCGCGCTCGGTCGACGCGGGTGTCGAGACGATGCGGGTGTGCGCCGAGTACGGCGCGCCGGTGCTGTCCCGGGGCGGCGGTACCAGCCTGGGCGGCCAGTGCACCAACGTCGCGGTGGTCGTCGACTGGACCAAGTACTGTCACCGGCTGGTCTCGGTGGACCCGGAACGGCGCACCTGCGTGGTCGAGCCCGGCATCGTGCTGGACGAGCTGAACCGCCAGCTGTCCGAGCACGGCCTGAAGTTCGGGCCGAAGCCGTCCACGCACAGCCACTGCACGCTGGGCGGGATGATCGGCAACAACTCGTGCGGCGCCTCGGCCCAGGCGTACGGCAAGACCGTGGACAGCGTGCGCCGGCTGGAGATCTGTACCGCCGACGGCGCCCGGTTCTGGATCGGCCCGACCAGCGACGAGGAGTACCGGCAGATCCTCGCCGCGGGCGGCCGGCGCGCCGAGATCCACCGCGGCCTGCACGAGATCGCGGAACGCTACGCCGAGGACATCCGGTCCGGGTACCCGGACATCCCGCGCCGGGTGTCCGGCTACAACCTCGACTCGCTGCTGCCCGAGCACGGCCCGAACCCGGCGCGGGCGCTGGTCGGCAGCGAGGGGACGCTGTGCGCGGTGCTGCAGGCCGAAATCGACCTGGTCCCGGTCGAGGCCGCCGACGCGATCCTGGTCCTCGGTTACGACGACGTCTGCGCGGCCGCCGACGACGTGCCGGCGATCCTCGCGCACAGCGAACCGGGCCAGCTGGAGGCGATCGACGGCCGGATGGCGCAGCTGATGCACGAGGAGCACGCCTACCTCGACTCGCTGGACCAGTTGCCGGCCGGCAACAGCTGGCTGCTGGTGCAGTTCTTCGGCGACGACAAGGCGGCCGCGGACCGCAAGGCGACCGACCTGGTCACGGCGCTCGGCAGGACCACCGACGACGATCGGGTGGCGCTGTCCGACGACACCGTCCGCGAGCAGGAGATGCTGAAGGCACGCGAGGCCGGGCTCGGCGTCACGGCCCGGCCACCGGACGACCGGGAGACCTGGGGCGGGTGGGAGGACTCCGCGGTGTCGCCGGACCGGCTCGGCGACTACCTGCGCGAGCTGAAGGCGCTGTTCGACGAGTTCGACTACGACCATCCGGCGGTGTACGGGCATTTCGGCCAGGGCTGCGTGCACACCAGGATCCCGTTCGAGCTGACCACCACCGACGGCGTCGCCACGTTCCGCGAGTTCCTGCACCGCGCGGCCCGCCTGGTGGTGTCCTACGGCGGGTCGCTGTCCGGCGAGCACGGTGACGGGCAGGCCCGCGGCGAGCTGCTGACGATCATGTACGGCCCGCGGCTGGTCGAGGCGTTCGGCGAGCTGAAGCTGCTGCTCGACCCGGACAACCGGCTGAACCCCGGCAAGGTCGTGAGCCCCAACCGGGTGGACGGCCAGTTGCGGCTGGGCGCCGACTGGCATCCGGGTACCTTCGACACCGAGTTCGGCTACCCGCACGACGACCACAGCTTCACCAATGCGGTGCTGCGTTGCGTGGGCATCGGCAACTGCCGCTCGCACACCGGCGACGTGATGTGCCCGTCGTACCGGGCCACCGGCGAGGAGGAGCACTCCACCCGCGGCCGGGCCCGCCTGCTGTTCGAGATGATGAACGGGCACGGCGACTCGCCGGTCCAGGACGGCTGGCGCTCCACCGAGGTGCGCGACGCGCTCGACCTCTGCCTGGCCTGCAAGGGATGCAAGAGCGACTGCCCGGTGGGCGTGGACATGGCCACTTACAAGGCGGAGTTCCTGTCGCACCACTACGCGCGCCGGTTGCGCCCCACGGCACACTACGCGCTCGGCTGGCTGCCGCTGTGGGCGCAGCTGGCCCGGCCGGCACCGCGGCTGGCGAACGCCGCGCTGCGGGCGCCGGTGGTCTCCAGGCTGGGCAAGCGGATCGCGGGTGTCGCCGCGGAACGCGACGCGCCGCCGTTCGCGGCGCGGCCGTTCGTCGACTGGTGGCGGGCGCAGGGCCGCGCCGAGCCGGATCCGCGCGATCCGCGGACCGTGGTGCTGTGGCCGGACACGTTCAGCAACCACTTCCATCCGCACGTGGCGCGCGCCGCGGTACGGGTGCTGGAGGCGGCCGGCCTGCACGTCGCGGTCCCCCAGGAGCCCGTCTGCTGCGGGCTGACCTGGGTCTCCACCGGCCAGTTGAAGACCGCGAAGAGGGTGCTGCGGCGCACCGCCGCGGTGCTGCGACCGTGGCTGTCCGCCGGTACCCCGATCATCGGGCTGGAGCCGTCGTGTACCGCGGTGTTCCGCTCCGACGCCCCGGAACTGCTGGGCGACGACCCGGACATCGAACGGCTGGCCGGCCAGGTGTCGACGTTCTCCGAGGCGCTGCTGCGGTACGCGCCGGAACAGTGGCGACCGCCGCAGCTGGCCCGGCGCGCGCTGGTGCAGACGCACTGCCACCAGCACGCGGTGCTGGGCAGCGACCCGGACACCGAGCTGCTGCGCCGTGCCGATGTCGACGCCGACTTCCTCGACTCCGGCTGCTGCGGCCTCGCCGGCAACTTCGGCTTCGAACGCGGCCACCACGAGGTCTCGATGGCCTGCGCGGAACGGGTGCTGCTGCCCGCGGTACGGGACGCGGCGCCGGACACCCTGGTGCTCGCCGACGGGTTCAGCTGCCGCACCCAGATCGAGGAGGCGGGCACCGGCCGTCGGGCCATGCACCTGGCCGAGGCGCTGGCGATGGGGCTGTCCGGGCACGCACCGGTCGAGCGCCCCGAGCTGGTCGCGGCGCCGCGGCCGGCACCGTCGCGACGGGACGGCAGGGCCGCCGCCGCGGTCGCCGCCGGGCTGCTCACCGGCGCGGCGCTCACCGCCGTACCGCTGGTCCGCGGGGGCATCCGCAGCCTGCGCGGCCGTCGCTGA
- a CDS encoding type 1 glutamine amidotransferase domain-containing protein produces MSGELSGRTVAFLIAPEGAEQVEFTEPWQAVTEAGGTPRLVSTADGKAQLFEHLDRGETRDVDVTVSATSADEYNALVLPGGVANPDQLRADPDAVAFVDAFFAAGKPVAVICHGPWTIVEADRVRGRTLTSWPSVRTDIVNAGGHWVDEQVVVCEDGPNLLISSRKPDDLSAFCQTLVQRFATLTAGNT; encoded by the coding sequence ATGAGCGGCGAGTTGTCCGGCCGGACGGTGGCGTTCCTGATCGCGCCGGAAGGCGCCGAGCAGGTCGAGTTCACCGAACCGTGGCAGGCGGTGACCGAGGCCGGCGGTACGCCCCGGCTGGTGTCCACCGCGGACGGCAAGGCACAACTGTTCGAGCACCTCGATCGGGGGGAGACCCGGGACGTCGACGTGACGGTGTCGGCGACCTCGGCCGACGAGTACAACGCGCTGGTGCTGCCGGGCGGGGTCGCCAACCCCGACCAGCTGCGCGCCGATCCGGACGCGGTGGCGTTCGTCGACGCGTTCTTCGCCGCCGGCAAGCCGGTCGCGGTGATCTGCCACGGGCCCTGGACGATCGTCGAGGCCGATCGGGTCCGCGGTCGCACCCTCACGTCCTGGCCGAGCGTGCGGACCGACATCGTCAACGCCGGCGGGCACTGGGTCGACGAGCAGGTGGTGGTCTGCGAGGACGGGCCGAACCTGCTGATCAGCAGCCGCAAGCCGGACGACCTGTCGGCCTTCTGCCAGACCCTGGTACAGCGTTTCGCCACGCTGACCGCGGGCAACACCTGA
- a CDS encoding DUF1360 domain-containing protein, giving the protein MSTRARRTIDRLADRYSGREAPRPLSGYLTVLAIYSGAAATGTALARLTGRRVPRLSPSDVLLLTTATHKLSRLLTKDAVTSPLRAPFTRYREPAGQGEVNEEVRASGTGHAFGELLVCPYSAAVWVATGLTAGMVFAPRLTRLVATTFTAVAGSDFLQLGYEAGKQHLDRISSAT; this is encoded by the coding sequence ATGTCCACACGCGCACGCCGCACCATCGACCGGCTGGCAGACCGGTACAGCGGGCGGGAGGCGCCGCGCCCGCTGTCCGGCTACCTCACGGTTCTCGCGATCTACTCCGGTGCGGCGGCGACCGGGACCGCGCTGGCCCGGCTCACCGGCCGGCGGGTGCCCCGGTTGTCGCCGTCCGACGTGTTGCTGTTGACGACGGCCACCCACAAACTGAGCCGGCTGCTCACCAAGGACGCCGTCACCAGTCCGCTGCGCGCGCCGTTCACGCGGTACCGGGAGCCGGCCGGGCAGGGCGAAGTGAACGAGGAGGTCCGCGCCTCCGGTACCGGGCACGCCTTCGGGGAGCTGCTGGTGTGCCCGTACTCCGCGGCGGTCTGGGTGGCCACCGGGTTGACGGCGGGAATGGTCTTCGCGCCACGGCTGACCCGCCTGGTGGCAACGACCTTCACCGCGGTGGCCGGATCGGACTTCCTGCAGCTCGGCTACGAAGCCGGCAAGCAACACCTGGACCGGATCAGTTCCGCGACGTGA
- a CDS encoding SDR family oxidoreductase: protein MPQVVVVTGASAGVGRAVARSFARRGDRIGLLARGAEGLSAAAEDVRRDGGTPLAVPTDVADAGQLADAAERVERELGPIDVWVNVAMTTVFAPFERIEPEEYRRVTEVDYLGFVYGTMAALRHMKPRDHGTIVHVGSALAYRGIPLQSAYCGAKHAVQGFHESLRCELLHEGSKVRVTMVQMPGLNTPQFSWVRSRLPRRAQPVPPIYQPEVAARAVLHAADHPRRREYWVGSSTAVTLLLNAVVPGLLDRYLARTGFAGQQTEQPQRDSDPENLWQPADGRSGHDFGAHGRFDDEARSTDPQPWLSRHHGVLATAAATAAGVCGVVAARQLRGGRHPA, encoded by the coding sequence ATGCCGCAGGTCGTCGTGGTGACCGGTGCCAGCGCAGGGGTGGGTCGAGCCGTGGCTCGATCGTTCGCGCGTCGAGGTGACCGGATCGGGTTGCTCGCCCGCGGCGCGGAGGGACTCTCGGCCGCCGCGGAGGACGTGCGCCGGGACGGCGGTACCCCGCTCGCGGTGCCGACCGACGTGGCCGACGCCGGGCAGCTGGCCGACGCGGCGGAGCGGGTCGAGCGCGAGCTCGGACCGATCGACGTGTGGGTCAACGTGGCGATGACGACCGTGTTCGCACCGTTCGAGCGGATCGAGCCGGAGGAGTACCGTCGCGTCACCGAGGTCGACTACCTCGGCTTCGTGTACGGCACGATGGCCGCGCTGCGGCACATGAAGCCGCGCGACCACGGCACCATCGTGCACGTCGGGTCGGCGCTCGCCTACCGCGGGATCCCGCTGCAGTCCGCGTACTGCGGGGCCAAGCACGCGGTACAGGGGTTCCACGAGTCGCTGCGCTGCGAGTTGCTGCACGAGGGCAGCAAGGTGCGGGTGACGATGGTCCAGATGCCCGGCCTCAACACCCCGCAGTTCTCCTGGGTGCGGTCCCGGCTGCCGCGCCGGGCCCAGCCGGTACCGCCGATCTACCAGCCGGAGGTCGCCGCCCGGGCCGTCCTGCACGCCGCCGACCATCCGCGCCGGCGGGAGTACTGGGTCGGCTCCAGCACCGCGGTCACGCTGCTGCTCAACGCCGTGGTCCCGGGGCTGCTGGATCGCTACCTGGCGCGAACCGGGTTCGCCGGCCAGCAGACCGAACAGCCGCAACGCGACAGCGACCCGGAGAACCTGTGGCAGCCCGCCGACGGCCGGTCCGGTCACGACTTCGGTGCGCACGGCCGGTTCGACGACGAGGCGAGGAGCACCGACCCGCAGCCGTGGCTGTCCCGCCACCACGGGGTACTGGCCACCGCCGCGGCCACCGCCGCCGGGGTGTGCGGCGTGGTGGCGGCCCGGCAGCTGCGGGGCGGGCGGCATCCGGCCTGA
- a CDS encoding thiamine pyrophosphate-requiring protein, whose protein sequence is MAQKVADYLLERLRDWGVERVFSYAGDGINGLLAAWARADDKPRFIQARHEELAAFEACGYAKFSGRVGVCAATSGPGAIHLLNGLYDAKLDHVPVVAIVGQTNRSAMGGSYQQEVDLMALFKDVAADYVQMVTVPEQLPNVLDRAMRVAMSRRTVTALIVPGDVQELDYSPPTHAFKMVPSSLGMAKGGAPVPSDDEIRRAADVLNAGEKVAILVGQGAAGAVAEVEQAADVLGAGVAKALIGKDVLPDDLPYVTGAIGLLGTRPSYEMMMGCDTLLTVGSSFPYTQFMPELDQARGVQIEIDPTMVGMRYPYEVNLVGDAAATLRALVPLLQRKQKRAWREEIESNVTRWWEVMDRRAAVEAEPINPEYVFHALSPLLPDDAMITSDSGSAANWYARHLKIRAGMRSSLSGNLATMCPGMPYAVGAKFAHPDRPAFALVGDGAMQMNGINELLTAAMYYQEWDDPRLIVGVLNNGDLNQVTWEMRAMAGSPQFEPSQKLPQFPYAAYASLIGLTGIEVTKPDQVTAAWEQAIAADRPCLIEFVTDPSVPPIPPHASWDQMEKAAEAIVKGDPERWSVLKEGVKSKVQEFLPGDSQGRKH, encoded by the coding sequence ATGGCGCAGAAGGTCGCCGATTACCTGTTGGAACGGCTCCGCGACTGGGGTGTGGAGCGGGTCTTCAGCTATGCCGGGGACGGCATCAACGGACTGCTGGCCGCGTGGGCGCGGGCCGACGACAAACCGAGGTTCATTCAGGCTCGGCACGAGGAACTGGCCGCGTTCGAGGCATGCGGTTACGCGAAGTTCTCCGGCCGGGTGGGTGTGTGCGCGGCGACCTCCGGTCCCGGCGCGATCCACCTGTTGAACGGGTTGTACGACGCGAAGCTGGACCACGTGCCGGTGGTGGCGATCGTCGGGCAGACCAACCGGAGCGCGATGGGCGGCTCGTACCAGCAGGAAGTCGACCTGATGGCGCTGTTCAAGGACGTTGCGGCCGACTACGTGCAGATGGTCACGGTGCCCGAACAGCTGCCGAACGTGCTGGACCGGGCGATGCGGGTGGCGATGTCGCGGCGCACGGTCACCGCCCTGATCGTTCCGGGCGACGTGCAGGAGCTGGACTACTCGCCACCGACGCACGCGTTCAAGATGGTGCCGTCCAGTCTCGGCATGGCGAAGGGTGGCGCGCCGGTACCGTCCGACGACGAGATCCGCCGCGCCGCCGACGTGCTCAACGCGGGGGAGAAGGTCGCGATCCTGGTCGGCCAGGGCGCCGCCGGCGCGGTCGCCGAGGTCGAGCAGGCCGCCGACGTGCTCGGTGCCGGCGTGGCGAAGGCGCTGATCGGCAAGGACGTGCTGCCCGACGACCTGCCGTACGTGACGGGCGCGATCGGGCTGCTCGGCACCCGGCCCAGTTACGAGATGATGATGGGCTGCGACACCCTGCTCACGGTGGGATCGAGCTTCCCGTACACCCAGTTCATGCCGGAGCTGGATCAGGCGCGCGGGGTGCAGATCGAGATCGACCCGACGATGGTCGGCATGCGCTACCCGTACGAGGTGAACCTCGTCGGCGACGCGGCGGCCACGCTGCGGGCGCTGGTTCCGTTGCTGCAACGGAAGCAGAAGCGTGCCTGGCGGGAGGAGATCGAGTCGAACGTCACCCGGTGGTGGGAGGTGATGGACCGGCGCGCCGCGGTGGAGGCGGAACCGATCAACCCGGAGTACGTCTTCCACGCGCTGTCGCCGTTGCTGCCGGACGACGCGATGATCACCTCCGACTCCGGTTCGGCGGCGAACTGGTACGCCCGGCACCTGAAGATCCGCGCCGGGATGCGCTCGTCGCTGTCCGGCAACCTGGCCACCATGTGCCCCGGGATGCCGTACGCGGTCGGCGCCAAGTTCGCGCATCCGGACCGGCCGGCGTTCGCGCTGGTCGGTGACGGCGCGATGCAGATGAACGGGATCAACGAGCTGCTCACCGCGGCGATGTACTACCAGGAGTGGGACGATCCGCGGCTGATCGTCGGCGTGCTCAACAACGGCGATCTCAACCAGGTCACCTGGGAGATGCGGGCGATGGCCGGCTCACCGCAGTTCGAGCCGTCGCAGAAGCTGCCGCAGTTCCCGTACGCGGCCTACGCCAGCCTGATCGGGCTGACCGGTATCGAGGTCACCAAGCCGGACCAGGTGACCGCGGCCTGGGAGCAGGCGATCGCCGCCGACCGGCCGTGCCTGATCGAGTTCGTCACCGATCCGTCAGTACCGCCGATCCCGCCGCACGCCAGCTGGGATCAGATGGAGAAGGCGGCCGAGGCCATCGTGAAGGGCGATCCGGAGCGGTGGAGCGTGCTCAAGGAGGGCGTCAAGTCGAAGGTGCAGGAGTTCCTGCCGGGTGATTCGCAGGGACGGAAGCACTAG